A stretch of the Salarias fasciatus chromosome 3, fSalaFa1.1, whole genome shotgun sequence genome encodes the following:
- the rbpjb gene encoding recombination signal binding protein for immunoglobulin kappa J region b yields MAPVVTGKFGERPQPQRLTREAMRNYLKERGDQTVMILHAKVAQKSYGNEKRFFCPPPCVYLMGSGWKKKKEQMERDGCSEQESQPCAFIGIGNSDQEMQQLNLEGKNYCTAKTLYISDSDKRKHFMLSVKMFYGNSADIGVFLSKRIKVISKPSKKKQSLKNADLCIASGTKVALFNRLRSQTVSTRYLHVEGGNFHASSQQWGAFYIHLLDDEESEGEEFTVRDGYIHYGQTVKLVCSVTGMALPRLIIRKVDKQTALLDADDPVSQLHKCAFYLKDTERMYLCLSQERIIQFQATPCPKEPNKEMINDGASWTIISTDKAEYTFYEGMGPVHSPVTPVPVVESLQLNGGGDVAMLELTGQNFTPNLRVWFGDVEAETMYRCAESMLCVVPDISAFREGWRWVRQPVQVPVTLVRNDGIIYSTTLTFTYTPEPGPRPHCSAAGAILRAGNSSLISSGGGGGQESGAAAVYGPNSTANPGVTSSSSTAAAVVS; encoded by the exons AGAAGCGATGAGGAATTACCTGAAGGAGCGAGGCGACCAAACTGTCATGATCCTGCATGCAAAAGTTGCACAGAAATCCTACGGCAATGAGAAAAG GTTCTTCTGCCCCCCTCCCTGCGTGTACCTGATGGGCAGCggctggaagaaaaagaaggagcaGATGGAGCGAGACGGCTGCTCCGAGCAGGAGTCACAGCCCTGCGCCTTCATCGGCATCGGCAACAGTGACCAAGAAATGCAGCAGCTCAACTTAGAGGGAAAG AACTATTGCACAGCCAAAACCTTGTACATATCCGACTCTGACAAGAGAAAGCACTTCATGTTGTCCGTCAAGATGTTCTACGGCAACAGCGCGGACATCGGCGTCTTCCTCAGCAAGAGGATCAAAGTCATCTCCAAGCCCTCCAAAAAGAAGCAGTCCCTCAAAAATGCAGACT TGTGCATTGCATCAGGAACCAAGGTGGCCCTGTTCAACCGGCTGCGGTCGCAGACAGTCAGCACGCGCTATCTACACGTGGAGGGCGGCAACTTCCACGCCAGCTCCCAGCAGTGGGGCGCCTTTTACATCCACCTGT TGGACGACGAGGAGTCAGAAGGAGAAGAGTTCACTGTGAGAGACGGTTACATCCACTACGGCCAGACGGTCAAGCTGGTCTGCTCCGTCACCGGCATGGCGCTGCCCAGACTG ATCATCCGGAAGGTGGACAAGCAGACGGCGCTGCTGGACGCCGACGACCCCGTCTCCCAGCTCCACAAGTGTGCCTTCTACCTGAAGGACACAGAGCGCATGTACCTGTGCCTTTCCCAAGAAAGGATCATCCAGTTTCAA GCCACTCCATGCCCAAAGGAACCAAACAAGGAGATGATCAACGACGGCGCTTCCTGGACAATCATCAGCACAGACAAGGCCGAATACACTTTCTACGAGGGCATGGGCCCCGTCCACTCGCCTGTCACCCCCGTGCCTGTGGTAGAGAGCTTACAG CTAAACGGCGGCGGCGACGTTGCCATGCTGGAGCTGACGGGACAGAACTTCACTCCAAATCTGCGGGTCTGGTTCGGAGACGTCGAGGCGGAGACCATGTACAG gtgtGCGGAGAGCATGCTGTGCGTGGTGCCCGACATCTCGGCCTTCCGCGAGGGCTGGCGCTGGGTGCGGCAGCCCGTCCAGGTCCCCGTCACCCTGGTGAGGAACGACGGCATCATCTACTCCACCACACTGACCTTCACCTACACGCCGGAGCCCGGGCCCAGGCcgcactgcagcgccgccggGGCCATCCTGCGCGCCGGCAACTCCAGCCTGatcagcagcggcggcggcggcggccaggagtccggcgccgccgccgtctaCGGCCCCAACAGCACCGCCAACCCGGGAGTcacgtcctcgtcctccaccgccgccgccgtggtcTCCTAA